One genomic region from Phragmites australis chromosome 1, lpPhrAust1.1, whole genome shotgun sequence encodes:
- the LOC133884435 gene encoding uncharacterized protein LOC133884435, translating into MFSRKWPVASAPGGMERHAHTLHTALAAQDHLFTSPPPHTEAAPSPSPDGPQLHFLDGEPGQWRCDEAWKLYEAEGENDPFDVIHSESVTVFHRYARRVDNLVVSWHGISLEALHSGVYQDLARGEEEPMSPAFNQSLGQSVYRVLSEVRFFRSYAHRVAISDSTGRCCATCTRSPPATCTSSLTAWTRPSSSRTSRSALGRAFREEVGVPKGADLVLGVSGRLVKDKGHPLLYEAFSKLVLRHPNVYLLIAGKGPWENQYMDLGGNAKVLGAVPPGKLKAFYNALDVFVDPTLRPQGLDLTLMEAMQCRKPVVATRFPSIKGSIVVDDELEAVVAEGARRAAQRGRACREYAESMFAAIKMALAYERLFLCVKNETFCGQIKRHYVDLLDVRTADFQECFRY; encoded by the exons ATGTTCTCCCGGAAGTGGCCCGTGGCCTCGGCGCCGGGAGGAATGGAGCGGCACGCGCACACGCTGCACACCGCGCTCGCCGCGCAGGACCACC TGTTtacctccccgccgccgcacaCCGAGGCCGCGCCCTCGCCCTCCCCCGACGGGCCGCAGCTACACTTCCTCGACGGCGAGCCAGGGCAGTGGCGCTGCGACGAGGCGTGGAAGCTGTACGAGGCCGAGGGCGAGAACGACCCCTTCGACGTCATCCACTCCGAGAGCGTCACCGTGTTCCACCGCTATGCGCGCAGGGTGGACAACCTGGTCGTGTCCTGGCATGGCATCTCCCTTGAGGCCCTGCACTCGGGAGTATACCAGGACCTCGcccgcggcgaggaggagcccATGTCACCGGCGTTCAACCAGAGCCTGGGCCAGTCGGTGTACCGCGTGCTCTCCGAGGTGCGCTTCTTCCGGAGCTACGCGCACCGGGTGGCCATCAGCGACTCCACGGGGAGATGCTGCGCGACGTGTACCAGATCCCCTCCCGCCACGTGCACGTCATCCCTAACAGCGTGGACGAGGCCCAGTTCGAGCCGGACCTCGCGCTCGGCGCTCGGCCGCGCGTTCCGGGAGGAAGTTGGGGTTCCGAAAGGCGCCGACCTCGTGCTCGGCGTGTCCGGCCGGCTGGTGAAGGACAAGGGTCACCCGCTGCTGTACGAGGCCTTTTCCAAGCTGGTGCTGCGCCACCCCAACGTGTACCTCCTCATCGCCGGCAAGGGCCCGTGGGAGAACCAGTACATGGACCTGGGCGGCAACGCCAAGGTGCTCGGCGCCGTGCCGCCCGGGAAGCTCAAGGCGTTCTACAACGCGCTGGACGTGTTCGTGGACCCGACGCTGCGGCCGCAGGGGCTGGACCTGACGCTGATGGAGGCGATGCAGTGCAGGAAGCCGGTGGTGGCGACGCGGTTCCCGAGCATCAAGGGCAGCATCGTGGTGGACGACGA GCTGGAGGCCGTGGTGGCGGAGGgcgcccgccgcgccgcgcagCGGGGGCGCGCGTGCCGGGAGTACGCCGAGTCCATGTTCGCGGCCATCAAGATGGCGCTGGCGTACGAGAGGCTTTTCCTCTGCGTCAAGAACGAGACCTTCTGCGG GCAAATAAAGCGGCACTACGTTGACCTGCTGGATGTTAGAACTGCTGACTTTCAGGAATGTTTCAGATACTAG